The following is a genomic window from Lycium ferocissimum isolate CSIRO_LF1 unplaced genomic scaffold, AGI_CSIRO_Lferr_CH_V1 ctg3635, whole genome shotgun sequence.
GAGTTAAGAAAGGGCCAATTTTGATTCTCACTTAACTCACATACATTAATAGTACAAACAGCAAGATGAGAAAAACGACGAGGACACCGCCAGAGCTGGTGACAACATCGGAAAATCATAAATATATGGGCATCAAATTTCGATTTCCGGTGAAGGGTAGTTTCCAAATGAGTCAAACATTTTTGCGGCGAATACCATCAATAAACCCACCAACATCAATTGagagaatcataatttttcTAGTGCCGAAATTGTTGTTTCTGGCGGAGATGATAAATTGGTCTCTTTTCCGGTAACAAAAACTTTCGGGTCATCATTGCCGAAGAGAATTTGTTTTCAAGAATtgagaaaattatttctttagtATATAAAACAATGAAAACCTTTAGTATATAAAAATGGGAAAGAAATGGAGGGGTGGGGATTAAGCCATTGTTAAACCAAAGATGACGAGTTTTACCCAAATAGGTTTGGTTATGACGGAATgtattagaaaaagaaaaagaaagaggatgaGAACTTGAATTGCTGTGGTAAGCTTGAAACGATGAGGAAGAAGGAGAGGGAAAGGAGGGGCGAGTGGGGGCGGAGggaccggggggggggggggtgtgggtGTTTAGAGGAAGGGAGAAAGGGTTGgggttatttttattttattttattgttttattgtataataataataataatacatatattagtaGGCCCACCTTTTTATGTTATTTACTTGCCTAAATTTCTTTTTGgcaaaagacataaattgacccttaaactataccccaaaagtcgatatcacacttaaactttactagtgacctattacacacctaatctatgaaaaagtgatattatttacCCCTCCAGAGCTGAAAACCAGTCACATGGTGGGAAGTGTAACACACTCTCTCACCACATCAACGCCACGCCAACACCTCGTCAGCgccaccttggaaatttcctaaattttaattttatatttatttccttttctttgttcatttgattttctttttattaattatatttacactattaatccctaattaaccattaaaattctccaataattatattttcttcATCACCACTACCCCATCTCACCGGAACCACCAATCCGCCACCACCATCGCCACCAGTTTCACCACCACTGTTGCCACCAATTTCACCACCACATGAATTTTACTACTACTGCTGCTATTACATCAAAAATTCACCAATAGTCATAAAAAATTCAGTACTGGAAGTATTAGTAATTTTACTACTACTGCTGCTATTACATCAATGGCAACAGATTTGCCttgttattattaattttatgtgGGAAATTTCACAATCTATCATGCCAATTTCATTCCGATACAAAATATTTCAAGAACCCCACTACAAGAACACATAAAAgatcattttgttttttttaagaaaacaaaaacccAGATAAAATTCagtcaaaaaagaaataaactgaGAAGGTATTTTTTCATTctaaaaccaaaaacaaatgTCCAGTTGAaactcaaataaagtaaaattatatatatatatatatatatatatatatatatatatatatatatatatatatatatataaataatctaTCACGCCAATTTCAATCAGATACTGGAtatttcaagaaacccattaCAATCACACACAAAAGATCATTttctttgtgaaaaaaaaaagaaaaaaaaagaaaaccccACATGAGATACAATTGAAATTCAgtcaaaaaatggaaaaaagggtGGCAATACAATGAAAAACAGATATAGTAAACTCATAATTTCATTCTAACCTCTTGGTAAATTATGAGGAACAACAACACCTTTACTATCcatttcttcttgttcttgttgatAATTCTGTTCCTACCAAATGgagtgttgttgttatttggTCACGTGAGTGTGAATGGTAGTTTACCAGATTCACACGGGTTAGGGCTCTCTCTCAACGACAATGGTGGCTGCTGGGTTTATGAGGGAGGAGCCTACActactcttttttattttattgtattgttatgtatccattttttttttttataatatggtAGCTGCTGGGTTTATGAAATGAAAACGAATAAGAAGAATAAAGggttttggggggtgggggtggcgtGAAGGCGGTGATGGTACGGTGAtggtgaaatgaagaagaaaaagggtttGGGAAGtcggggtgggggtggaggtgGCGTGAAAGTGGCAGAAGAGAGGGGTGGGGTGGCAgtgagaggaagaagaagaagggttttgggGGGTAGCGGGAAGGTGGAGGAGAAggtggtggggttgggggtggCGGGAATGTGGATGAGAAGGGGAGGGGTTGGGAGTGGttgaataaagaagaagaagttgcaaaaaagaaaaaatttataaatttttttttaaaaaaattgacctCACTCTcctattatttaaatataattcttttttatgCCACATCAGTTCAAAAGGTGTTATTAGTTCCACTTTTTCATAAATTAGTGTGTGTACAGTCACTAGTAAAGCGGGCGCTTTATATCGACTTTTGGGCTATAGTTTAAGGGTCAatttatgcttttttttttttttttttttgacacatCAAGACAGAGTGGTATTTATTTCACTTCATACTAGACAGTGATATATAATTATGTAAGTTTAAGTTTATTTGCAAAAAGGGCCAACATAAGTTTTTAAAGTTGAAAGGGGTgaaatgatatattttctcCTTTCAAAAAGATATACTATATCACTATTGACAAAAAAAGTCTTGGTCATGATAGAGCAATCAATTTCATGATTAGGAACACACaccatatatataaagtataaagATGAGATACACACTTCTTGTAcctcataaaatcataataagttaaaaaaaaaaaaaaaaaaagaagtcacATGCATCTAATTAAACTTTGATTGTTCATCTTTGCCCGATATTCAACATCTTGGCCTTGACGAACAAGTCACCGTATGACAATCCACATCGATCATTTACAAGTTTATATACTTTATTGTTTCATgtttaattttttctaaaaaaataatattgatATTATTTCACAAAAACGTGCACAATCCAATGTCAAATTATTCAATAATCCTGACTATATATGACTTCGTATCCACATGCAACACACCAGCCAAGAAACTAGTTTAACTTATATGCATAGAtagtataaataaatttttagagTAGATCACCTCTATTTATTGTAGCAGATATGCTACAAGCTTATTTCAAGATAGCATGTTCTTCGAGAAATTAAAGAGCATCTATAACTTCAAGCCCGAACCCTTGAATTTGTCTTCTGTGATTTGATTAAGCCTATGAACCATTTCATCAGTCAAATGGTTCTTCCAATCTCCCACTTCGCCTTTTCTAAAGAAAACTCCGTTACCATTGCCAAACAATGTCTTACCACTCTTGTTCACCTCCAAGTTGCTCAAATTGGCAAAGCTACACAGCTTTATAATTTCATCCACCAAGcccctttcttcttcctctaaAGAAAATGGACAGTCCAAGAACTCAGCCAAACGTCTTAAATGTGAAAGAGGTTGCTCTTTCACTTCCTCATACTTCAAAAACAACACCTTCTGAGGCATTTCACAGCTTTTTTCCCAATAACTCAAAACGTGGTCCCAAAAAGGCCCTGCCATAGTAAATCCATTACTGAACATGTGGAAAGCTTCTTCGAACGGTATCATTTCTGATTCTTGACTCCTGAGCTTACTAATGTAATGCCATAATGATACAAAAATGTCCCTTGGGTTCCTACACATATAGATTATTTTGCTCTTTGTATTCTTGACTGATTCCGGCAAAGAAACATAtggtaaatgagtagaatagaGCCTTGGTGAGGTTAAAGAAGAATCTTTTTGTGGAATGGGAT
Proteins encoded in this region:
- the LOC132044110 gene encoding cytosolic sulfotransferase 12-like, whose translation is MAPSVLQENSSTITPGNTQRRRLQPNSNLVQKCLEEDGFSQTFKNLLSSLPKAKGWLSPHLYNYEGFWLTALHLQGTLFFQHNFQSQESDILLVTSPKSGTIWLKAMVFTLINRMQYTVLSQEHPLLTSNPHDLVPFLELEYAQEKYPIPQKDSSLTSPRLYSTHLPYVSLPESVKNTKSKIIYMCRNPRDIFVSLWHYISKLRSQESEMIPFEEAFHMFSNGFTMAGPFWDHVLSYWEKSCEMPQKVLFLKYEEVKEQPLSHLRRLAEFLDCPFSLEEEERGLVDEIIKLCSFANLSNLEVNKSGKTLFGNGNGVFFRKGEVGDWKNHLTDEMVHRLNQITEDKFKGSGLKL